CGGTGCTGAAGCCATCAAGATGCCCTACATGGAAATCGTCAGTGGTGCTGGCCATGACGCTATTTTCCTGGCGGAAGTCGCGCCCGCCGGGATGATCTTTGTACCGTGCGAAAATGGTATCAGTCATAACGAAATCGAGAATGCCAAGATGGAGGATCTGGCGGCCGGTGGCACGGTGTTGTTCCATGCCATGCTGGATCGTGCCAAGGTGGTATGACACTTTCCAATGTGTTTTGAAGTCGTAGTTGTTTTTTATCGAAGGGCCTGTCTGGCCCTTCGTTGCATTTCGAGTTTTCCTGCCTGTTCTGCCTGCCTTTTCCCCTTCATGCTGCCCCTTTGATCTCAAGGGCACGTACTCCGCTACGTCAAAAATGCCGATTCTGCTGATAGGGATACCTGATTTTTGTTCTGGATACGCACTCTGGTTGTCGTGAACCGACGCATTTTCCCTTATAGCAGGAATTAATACTTGAATTTTATAGTTAGATCACTAAGTATAGTTTTCTAATTAATTCCGGACGGAAGAGACTGGCTGGTTGATCTGCCACCGTGCTCTCGCCCGGAATTTTTTGTTCTGACACCACCCGGCTTTCCTCAGAGCTGCGCAGGGTGGTGGTGATGTTTTATCTGCAAGGAAAGGTGATTTATGAGCTTGAGGCTTCCCGCCAACAGCAAAATCAATCCGCCGGTGTTCTTTGGCTCGGCGTTCCTGATCTTAGTGTTGGTGGCCTACGCTGCCGCGTTCCCTGATACAGCTCAGTCGCTGTTCAAGGGCGTTCAGGCATCCATTATTGATAACGCTGGCTGGTTTTATGTGCTGGCTGTGGCGATCTTCCTGATTTTTGTGACCTATCTTGGTCTGTCACGCCATGGTGACATCAAGCTGGGACCGGACCATTCCGAGCCGGATTACAGCTATACCTCCTGGTTTGCCATGCTGTTTTCCGCCGGGATGGGTATCGGCCTGATGTTCTTCGGAGTGGCTGAGCCAGTGATGCATTTCCTTGCTCCGCCTGTGGGCGAAGGCGGTACGGTAGAAGCGGCGCAGGAGGCGATGCGCCTGACGTTCTTCCACTGGGGCCTGCATGCCTGGGCCATCTACGCCGTTGTGGCACTGATTCTGGCCTATTTCAGCTTCCGTCACCGCCTGCCGCTGACCCTGCGCTCGGCACTGTATCCCATTATCGGCGACCGGATTTACGGACCGATTGGTCATGCGGTAGATATCTTTGCCATTCTGGGTACCGTGCTGGGGGTGGCGACGTCACTCGGATACGGTGTCCTGCAGGTCAATTCCGGGCTGCACCATGTGTTTGGTTTGCCGGAAAGCACCCCCGTGCAGATTGCTCTGATTGTATGCATCACTGCGCTGGCGACGCTGTCGGTAGTGTCCGGGCTGGATACCGGCATCCGCCGTCTGTCGGAGCTGAACCTCGGTCTGGCAGTGCTGTTGCTGCTGTTTATTCTAATTCTTGGCCCCACGGCGCTGCTGTTGAAAACCTTTGTGCAGAATACCGGCAGCTATCTGTCGGATATCGTCGACAAGACGTTCAATCTCTATGCCTAAAAAGCCATAGATTCCTTCCAGTCGCTCCGACAGTCACACCGACACGACTGCCGCTCCGACACATGCCGTTACGACGCTATTGTTGTTCCGGCGCTGATGTGGTTCTGACTCTCATTGTCATACCGACTCTGTTGTTGTTCTGACCTTATCGGTCGCTCCGACTCTCTCCAGTCGTTTCGACTTCCACCGGTTCCTTACGGTTCTCTGACGCTTCACTGCGTCTTCAAACGATAACTGGCTGCTCTCTGTGAAAGTGCTCTTGCCAGTTATCGTTTCCTCCTCACCTTGTTTCTTTATACAATTACAGACTGACATGCCTGTGTCAATATATAAATCATCGATTGTCTAAAAATTCTCTCATCTGCTCAACATCCGGGGTCAGATACCTCAGTGTTGATCGTAGATCTTTATGACCCAGCAGCTCTTTCGTCAGAAACAGGTTTCTTTCCGGTTGCCGCATCAGGGTGGTGCCAATGGTGTGTCTAAAGGCATGAGAGGTAGCCTTATGTGTGATCAGTTTGGACAGTCGATAGAAAAATGAATGCACCTGACCTTTGACCATGTACTGCTCAGGATCGGTGTATTTTTTTCTATAACGATTCAGATTGTACAGCTGCTCAGACTCATCAATACCTGCCCACTGGGCATGGTGTACAACCAAACGAATGTAGGGAAGCAGATCTTTGGCAATAGGAATGGTGTAAGCCCGGTCGTTTTTGCTGATCTCTGAGCGAAAGTGGATAAGACGATTGTTCAGGTCAATATCGCTGAGTGTTATGTGCAGCAACTGATGCAGTCGCATACCCGTATGGTAAAAAGTCTCCAACAGGCAGCGGTGAAACCAGACGGGGCTGAAGGCCACATGGTTGCTATGGCGTTCTTGTTCTTCAAGATCATTTAAGTAAGCTCGACAAGCTTCAATATCGGCGTTGGCGAGTATCCGAAGGCGCTCTTCGGGGACGCGCACTTTGAGATCTTTGAACGGGTTAGTCTCAAACTGCAGAACCTTGAGCTTTTTGCCATAGTCAAACATGTAGCGTAGTGCATACGAATAGCTGTTCCAGCTGATCGGCTTTAGCACTACAGGATCGGCATCCAGTACTGATGCTCTCCAGTGTAATAACATGATGTGAGTAACTTGGTGGGGCAAAATGTCTGGAGCGTATTTTCTGAAGCACTTGATTGCATTCAGGTAGTTTCCTTTAGTGACACTTTTAACCCGTCTGCCAAGGCTATAGAGCTCCAACAACTCTTCCCAGGTAATGGGCTTGGTTGAGCCCTGTGCTTGCTGTTCCATGCTGAACTACTTCCCTCTGTACAACGTCTTTTACTTTCTTCATCCAGGTGTCTACCTGGTACTACTCAGACCTCTCCCTCAGCCACTCGCTCAGGGGCAAGTGTGAGAAACGGGTTGTTTCTGATGTTTGGCGCCACGTCTGTCGGATTGAGTAATAGGTAGCCCTTCAGTGACTTCCCTGTCTTTCTCGGCCCGTTGACGTAGCAGGTCCAGATATTTTCTCCATTGCTGGCGGCTTTGCGGTGGATACCCAGTTGCTGAAAGCTCACCTGCAACTCTCTCCACTCCATGTCTACGTTCGGGTGCTCTGCCAGGTATTTGGTAAAGATGGTCGGGGTTACCAGTAGCACCGTGTTATCGACTCCATGGACCAGTGCACGCGAGTCATTGGTAATCATGGAGCGATCCGCGACTCCTTGTCTAAGTCATGTAACGAAATGTGTAGATATTGTATCTTTAATTTTCTCTGGCGCGTTAGTGTTTGTTTCTGACGCCAAGTTCCTGCTGCCTGTAAAAGTTTTTGGATTGTCTGCCCGTTGTACCTCGGGCGTGGCTACAACAGGTTCCAGTGGGGCTACGGGAGCCTCTGGCGTTCGTGGGACCAAGGGGGCTGGAGCCGGTGTTGTCACCTGAGCCGCTGCCGGCATGAGTTGATCGAACAAGGACAACATGACGTCGGTGGCATCGGCAGAATGGGTTTGGGATGCTGAGGGTACTGCCTCAGTCATTCCCTGTTGCGTCGTAACTGCCGCAGTTTCTATCTGTTGGGTCGCTGTCGCAGTCTTCTGTGTCGTCTCTCCGGGCAGCACTGATGATGTAGTGGACTGGAGCAGGTCATCGAGTGTGAAGGCTGTCGCAGCAGGCGGTGCTGTAGTGGCATCTGGAGCAGACGTTACCCGGTAGGACGTAGCTGGAGCAGTGATGTTATCTGGAGCACCTGTGCCAACGTCTGTATGTTCAGTATGTTCAGGTACAACAGTGCCTTTGAGGGATGCGGGGCGATCACTTGTGTTCTCCCAGATCAGTGAAGGGGCGACTTTGAGCAGCGTCAGGCTTTGCGTCCAGGGGTCTTTGCCTTCAACAGTGATCTGGCATTTCCAGATACTGCGTCCATCTGACGTGGGCTGGACCAGTCCATGAGCCTGCATTTCATCGAACAGGCGACTGTTGGAGGAGGGTATGCCTTCAATGCCCTGCTGGAGCAGATGGGCCTTCAATTGATCGACAACCGCTTTACTGACCAGCCAGAGGGTGTCATCGGTCAGATAGGCGGCAGCACCTGGCTGGTTAACGCGGATACCCCCTTGCTGCAGCAGGAAGCGTAGACCGCCAAGCAATTTGGACTGCAGAGAGCTCTTGGGAGCCGTAATCGCTTTACCAGGATTGCCGCCCAGGTTCGCGGCAACGCTGGCCTGATCCGCTTTGATAACGATCTCGCCCAGAATGCCGGCACGATCATGGTGGCCAGCAAGGACTGACAGCAGGGCACCGAATAACGCCGGGAAATGACTGAGCCAGTCCAACACGTAAGGTGTCAGGATCTGGGAGACGAGCAGGGCGCCCGCAGGCGCATGCACATGGTAGTCGCGTCCCTTGATATAGCGCACGCGGTACGGTTCCCGGATTGATCCATGCCAGGGATGCCAAGGCTTGCCAGAGGCTAGAGTGACCTCAATATCGACGGCGATCTTGCCGATGTCGTGACAAAGCGCACCGTAGGCTGCACCCGCTGTCCAGGCCTCGGCTTGTGCACTTTGCTCTTCGGGAGGCGCCCCTTGGGGCAATAGGTAGGATCGACGTAGCTTGAGGGCGTAGGCAATGATCTCCAGGCCGTGATCCAGCATACCGCCGAGGTGAGCGTGGTGATGGCTTTCCGACGCAGGAAGTAGCTGGACCAGCTCAGCGTAGCGCTCGATAGGTTCCATGTAGAGCGATTTGAAATGGGCTTCGGGCAGACTGGTCATTTGCCAGATCAGCTGCAGCAGTTGCTGTCTGGCAGGGGAAGCCAGGAGCTGCTTTGCCGACAGGGGGCGTATCAGGCCGCTGTCCGTCAGGTAGTCGCTGGGATTGAGCTCAGTAGGTGCTGTGGATGCGGGACCGGAGGGGGTCTTTGAAATGACTGGGGCAGTGGTCCCTTTTGAGCTTAGGCCAATCAGAGATCCTGAGCGTTTCAACAAACCGCGTAACATCAGACGTGCACCTCTTGCGCCTTTTGGCCGTTTGGCCTTTTCCATCCAGTTGAAAAGGGCCTTTTCCGGGTAAGCCCGTTACCTTTAACCCCCTTCCCTTGATGCCATTCCCTTCCGGCCATTCCCGTCAATCCATTCCCTTACTTTCCCTTCCAGTCCTTTTTCGCCATTTTTCCGTTTGGGAACAAGGGTTAAATCTCAGAGGTGGCCAGAGTGATGAAGCTGGCTGATATAGCGCAGTGAATGTCTGGGATGGCATTGCTATCTTATGACGTTATTCGTAAAGCAGGTTTGGTGATGGCGTTGACGGCGTGGGAAACCTATGTCGAGAACCGCATTGGTGAGGCGATCAATTCTCAGCTACGGCTGATTGCGGGTAGCCATTGTGGCGAGTTTATTCGGAAGAGGCTGGAAGGAGAGCTGAAACGTTTTCACAACCCGGATGCAAGCAAGACGAGGCAACTGTTTGTGGACTATCTGGGGGTTGATGTTACCGACAGTTGGGTTGGTCTGAATGCCGATGCGGCTACCAACAGAAAAGCATTGGACAACTGGATCAATAAACGAGGGCAAGCTGTACATCGTTCCAAAGTAAATGTTCCAGGGGCAACAGCTGCCCACCTGGTACGACGTGAGGATCTGGAGAGGGCTATTCGGTTTGTGAAAATGCTGGTTGAAACGACTGACTCCTGTCTGGAGCAAGTGCTCATGGGAAGGAATGGGTTACTTTGAACATGTTGCAAGGTATCAGCGGCCAAGTCACACTCCAATACAGAGCTTTTGTGCTGAAGATTGGGGCATACCTAATGCGGCCTTTCTCGTGAATATTAGTCGCATAGCGCAGATTAATAATAGGATGCGAAACCGGCGCTATTAGAGTAGGTCAGGAGGAGATCGCTGTAGCGCTATAGGTTTGACTTTTCGAGTTAAAAGTTGTGACGCTTCATACCTTTAACGGCAAACATGCCCAATTGTAGAGCTGCATTTTCTAGGAAAGCTGACCTAAGCACAGAATGGGCTCTTCTTGCCCTTCCGCCACGCAGTGAGCCCTAGATAGGCTACTTATCCTGGTAGACTTGCAGAGCAACTGATAACATTGACAGAGCAGTTTAGGTTGAGGTAGGGAAGGTTAGATGTTGTCGGTAGATGAGAAGATTATAAAAAAGATTCACTCTCTATATGATGTAGACAAAGAGTATTGGTCATTCTCTGGTAGGTCAAAGAGGACCCATTGCCATGGTTTCATAAAGTATCCAGCAATGATGGTTCCTGAAATGCAAGGGGAGCTAATTGATTTGTTTCTGAGCGTTCGAGAGGGTATTAACTCTGTATTTGATCCATTCGTAGGCTCTGGGACTACAATGGGAGAGTCAATTATTAGAGGTCTTGATTTTCAGGGTGTGGATATTAATCCTTTGGCAATATTAGCCTGCGAAACTAAGTCAGACTCCTTCTATCTATCTTCACTTGAGGAAAAAATAAATTTATTAAACCGCCGGTTGATTTTAGATAAGTCAGAGGCTGTTGAGGTTGATTTTCCGAAAATTGATAAATGGTTTACCCCTAGAGTAAAAATTGAGTTAAGCAAGATCAGAAGAGCAATAACTGCTGAGCCTAGTAAGTGGGCTAGGAGGTTCTTTTGGGTAGCTTTCAGTGACACGGTCAGAGATAGTTGTAATTCAAGAACCTCAACTTATAAGCTTCATATAAAACCACCTGGTTATTTAAATGATACAAGTTGTTGTCGTGATTTGTTTGTAAGAAAGATTGAATCAAATTTTAATTTGAAAAAAGAACAAAGAGAGTTATTGAAAGAAAGAGGTCTTCTTCCTCGTTCCCGCATAACTAGCACAGTAGATTTGCAAATATCTGATATTCGTAAGAAGCCTAATAAGCACGACTATGAAAGACATGACCTGCTAATAACATCTCCTCCATATGGCGATAACCAGACTACAGTTCCATACGGGCAGTTTTCATATCTTCCATTAATGTGGATTGATACAAAGGACTTGCGAAATAGTGTGCCAGATAACCTCCTTCTAAATTCATCATCAATAGATGCGGCTAGTCTTGGAGGCTCAAAGAGAGGTGCACTGTTAAATATTGATCGGCTTCGAGGATTATCAAAGAACTTTTCATCCAGCATGGATATTCTACTGAAGAGTAATAGTAGCGGCGTTGGACGTTTATCATCATTCATTAGAGATTTAGATGATTCCCTAGATAACATTCTTTTAAGAATGAAGTCAGGAGGATTCCTTGTCTGGACCTTAGGTAATCGACATATATCTGGTAATAAAATACCGCTAAATGAAATTTTGAGAGAGTTGCTGGAAAATAGGCGGTGCAGTTTTATAACGGAAATTGATAGAACTATTCCCTTTAAACGGATGGCAAGTAGAAATAGTAGCTCTCAGACTATGAATGAGGAAAAGGTCTTGATAATGACAAAAAGATAGTCCTTGTACACTCTCAATGTTTTTTAAATCTATATTTTGATTTTTTATATAAAAGGGATGGGGTATGTCAGAGGTATATTTAAAATTTGGGGGGAAAATTATCGAGGAACTCTCACAGAAAATTCCTTCCACGCTGTTTGCACTTAATGAACTAATTAAAAATGCTTATGACTCTTTCTCTCCGGATGTCACAATAAAAATTGATCCATTAAGGCAGACTGTAATTGTTTCTGATCATGGAAATGGGATGGGGGAGGATGATATTGCAAAATTATTTCATATATCTAGAAGTTCGAAGATTTATGGTTCTTTGATTAGCCAAGATGGGATAGAAAGAGTTACCCAAGGGTCTAAAGGTCTGGGATTTTTAGCGGCATTTAAATTTGGAGATAGAGTTGAATGGGTTACCTGTAAAAATAATATTCGTAGTAGGTTCTCATTAAAAAAGTCTACCTTAGTAGATAAAGAGGACTTAAGCGATACAAAAATTAATGTGATAACTGACTCTTGTGAGAGAAAAGGAACAGAAATAATAATTCACTCGAGTGATAGGATAATTGAAGAGTTATTAGAGGATTTAAAAGATGATAGGATGATCGAAAAACTGGTTGCTACTATCCAGGATGAATCGTTTGAAATTAAAGTTGATATTGAAAATCAAAAAAATAAATATTCAACTGGAAGGCTGGTGTGGCTTTGTTGCATAAATAGGCTTCAGCATACAAAGCCCCTTTCCCCAGACGAATTTATGCCATACGTACCGTCACCGGTGTTCCAAGCGACGTGAAGCGGTTCAGAATGGCGGCTCGCACCTGTAGTTCGGCCACCTGACGGTCGAAATCCTTCGCCATGATCCGCTCACCCAGTCGCTTGAAACACCGCATCTTGGTTTCTACCAGACTACGCCGATGGTAACCGCTCCACCTTTTCCAGAGCCCTTGCCCCAGATAACGCGTCACCCGCAAAATCGCGTTACGGGCCTTCGCTCCCGCTCGGCTCTCCTTCCACGGCCTCCCATTCCTGCGCGTGGGAATCACCGCTTCCGCCTCTCGCTGAGCGATCGCCTCATGACAGTCTCGGGTGTCGTAGGCACCATCACCGCTGACGGAGGCGATCTTTTCCTCCGCCGGAATCTGACTCAGTAACTTTGGCAGCATCGGGGCGTCACCCACGGTGTTGTCGGTGACCTCAATGGCCCGAATTTCCAGCGTCTGCGCATCAATACCTATATGCACTTTACGCCACTGGCGGCGGTAGTCTGCACCGTGTTTTTTCGTTTTCCACTCGCCTTCACCCAGCATTTTGATCCCTGTGCTATCAATCAGGAGATGCAGCCCCGACGTACTGGGGCGGTAAGGAATCACCACCTGTAGCGACTTCTGACGTCGGCATACCGTGCTGTAGTCCGGCGCAGGCCAGTTCAGTCCCGCCAGGCGGAGTAGACTTTGCACCATGCCCACCGCCTGACGCAGGGCCAGGCCGAACAGGTTTTTGATCGTCAGGCAGAACTGAATGGCCGCCTCGCTGAAGCGCTGCGTACGCCCTCGCTGGCCGCGCGGTGTTCCGTGCCAGGTCATGTTTCTGTCCAGCCAGATCATCAATGCCCCACGCGCTTTGAGCGCGGCGTTGTAGGACTTCCAGTTCGTTGTTTTGTACTTCGGGGAGGTAGGCTTGTTCATGCCTTCATTCTACAACACGGGAGCCTGTTCCGATTTGTGCAACAAAGCCGCTGGTGTCATATTTAAAAGAGAGTGAGGAAGATCAACTGTTTTATGTTAAGTACGACTCTGAAGAAAATGAAATACTATTCTATCACAACAAGGAATTGTTGAGATCTTATCCAGGACTTCTAGAGTCTGAAATTAGAACCGATTATGCGATAAATATAGAGCTGGTTATTTTTCATTTTGAAAGTGGAAGGAACTCAAAACAAGTATCACCATTGAATAGAAGAATTCATGATAGTGCACTCTATCCATTGGTTTATATAAATAGAAACTTATTCAATAACAACATTATCTTTGACCCAGAACTTCTTAGAAAGTCCAAGTCTACATTGGCCTTGCCCCAGATGATTGGCAGGATTAATCTGACAAGTCAGAGTAATGAGCTGGAGTTTAATTCGGACAGGACTAATTTTGTTGAAAATACACTGACGAAAAAAATAGTTAAGGATTTAAGAACACTGAATGAAGAAATCCAGACTAAAGGCTCTGAGTTAAAAAGAGAACTTAAAAGTAAACATGGAGGCCAGCTCCCAACTGGTAAAGCAATCGAAGTTCCAGAAGCTGAAGAGAATAAAATAAAGGTCGCAGCTATACTCATTAATCGGCAGTTGCCTTCATCTTATTTCATTCCTTCTGAACAAATTGATTTGGAGGATTATATTTATCAAGTAAGAAATAGTCGTGGAGAGGAGGTTGGTAAAAACAATGTGGAAATTGCTGTAGATAGCACCTTAGTGAATAATAGAATTTTGCCATCTATTGAGGACGTATGTGAAAAAGTAGTCTCTTTCAGATATAGAGATGAGCATACAGACCTGGTGTTGTCTGAAGTTGTTTTGAGGTTTGAAAGAAAAAATTCAAATGTTGCAGGTGAACCAAAAAATAAGTCTATATTTACAATAGAATCTAATTCCGAGTATAAGATTAAGGAAGGTGTTGTCTCTAATTTAATTTATGCGATTGATAAAGCCTATTTGACAAGGAGTCGAGGTGATTATTTACCACTGGTTGCGTGTTCTATTAGGACTATTTTTGAGTGCTCTGCTAATAAGTTATTAAAATCAAAAAAGCAATGGTTCGCTAAGATTGCTTTTGGCTCCTCAGATAAAGAGGCTAAAAAGGAGTTTGGTAATAGTTCGTTGTTGATGGATGTTTTCCATGTTCTGATTTTACTTAAGAAAAATCAGCCCCTTGTGAAAACAATTGCTGATGCTACAGGTATTAGCTTCAGTACCATGAATAATCTTTTGATTCTAGCAGATTTCAAGAATGCTGTAAGACTTTCAAATGTGGGGGCACACTCCTCATCTAGTTATCTAACGAAGTCTAAAATTGAGGAGTGTGCAGACAAGTGTGGTCTATTCGCGGTAATTTGTGATGTGTTGATAAATCTTGACAGTAGCGTTGCTAGTAGTTTTAGCGTTGTCAAAGTAGATGTTGATGATTTTAGACAAGTCCTAGGGGCATAAGTTTAGATCAATGTACATCACATCATCTTTTATACTGCCTTACGATGAAATGTATGCGGTAGTGGTGTTAGCCAAAAAGAGCAAGGCCCCTCTGGAGCCTTGCTGACTGGAATGATTCTATCGTGGTGATGGGTCAAGCAGGCTAGGTTTGGGAACAGCAGAGACTGGCTGATAGGGCAGGTGGCGTAGCCTGTTGTCCGTGGTAGGATTTTGCGCTTTCAGGTACTGGTGAGGAATGTTGGTACCGCTTCACCTCAGCAAGGAACGTGCTATGAGCAATCCCAGCGTTTGCCCCACACCCACAGGCTCAGCAGTGACCAGCAATCCCGCCGGTCAGCCCTACCTTGACGAACTCACCCCCATCGCCGAATACATGGCCAGAGAGATCAGCACTAACTTGCGT
This Pokkaliibacter sp. MBI-7 DNA region includes the following protein-coding sequences:
- a CDS encoding BCCT family transporter, which encodes MSLRLPANSKINPPVFFGSAFLILVLVAYAAAFPDTAQSLFKGVQASIIDNAGWFYVLAVAIFLIFVTYLGLSRHGDIKLGPDHSEPDYSYTSWFAMLFSAGMGIGLMFFGVAEPVMHFLAPPVGEGGTVEAAQEAMRLTFFHWGLHAWAIYAVVALILAYFSFRHRLPLTLRSALYPIIGDRIYGPIGHAVDIFAILGTVLGVATSLGYGVLQVNSGLHHVFGLPESTPVQIALIVCITALATLSVVSGLDTGIRRLSELNLGLAVLLLLFILILGPTALLLKTFVQNTGSYLSDIVDKTFNLYA
- a CDS encoding site-specific integrase, with product MEQQAQGSTKPITWEELLELYSLGRRVKSVTKGNYLNAIKCFRKYAPDILPHQVTHIMLLHWRASVLDADPVVLKPISWNSYSYALRYMFDYGKKLKVLQFETNPFKDLKVRVPEERLRILANADIEACRAYLNDLEEQERHSNHVAFSPVWFHRCLLETFYHTGMRLHQLLHITLSDIDLNNRLIHFRSEISKNDRAYTIPIAKDLLPYIRLVVHHAQWAGIDESEQLYNLNRYRKKYTDPEQYMVKGQVHSFFYRLSKLITHKATSHAFRHTIGTTLMRQPERNLFLTKELLGHKDLRSTLRYLTPDVEQMREFLDNR
- the mobH gene encoding MobH family relaxase, producing MEKAKRPKGARGARLMLRGLLKRSGSLIGLSSKGTTAPVISKTPSGPASTAPTELNPSDYLTDSGLIRPLSAKQLLASPARQQLLQLIWQMTSLPEAHFKSLYMEPIERYAELVQLLPASESHHHAHLGGMLDHGLEIIAYALKLRRSYLLPQGAPPEEQSAQAEAWTAGAAYGALCHDIGKIAVDIEVTLASGKPWHPWHGSIREPYRVRYIKGRDYHVHAPAGALLVSQILTPYVLDWLSHFPALFGALLSVLAGHHDRAGILGEIVIKADQASVAANLGGNPGKAITAPKSSLQSKLLGGLRFLLQQGGIRVNQPGAAAYLTDDTLWLVSKAVVDQLKAHLLQQGIEGIPSSNSRLFDEMQAHGLVQPTSDGRSIWKCQITVEGKDPWTQSLTLLKVAPSLIWENTSDRPASLKGTVVPEHTEHTDVGTGAPDNITAPATSYRVTSAPDATTAPPAATAFTLDDLLQSTTSSVLPGETTQKTATATQQIETAAVTTQQGMTEAVPSASQTHSADATDVMLSLFDQLMPAAAQVTTPAPAPLVPRTPEAPVAPLEPVVATPEVQRADNPKTFTGSRNLASETNTNAPEKIKDTISTHFVT
- a CDS encoding HEPN domain-containing protein — protein: MALLSYDVIRKAGLVMALTAWETYVENRIGEAINSQLRLIAGSHCGEFIRKRLEGELKRFHNPDASKTRQLFVDYLGVDVTDSWVGLNADAATNRKALDNWINKRGQAVHRSKVNVPGATAAHLVRREDLERAIRFVKMLVETTDSCLEQVLMGRNGLL
- a CDS encoding ATP-binding protein, encoding MSEVYLKFGGKIIEELSQKIPSTLFALNELIKNAYDSFSPDVTIKIDPLRQTVIVSDHGNGMGEDDIAKLFHISRSSKIYGSLISQDGIERVTQGSKGLGFLAAFKFGDRVEWVTCKNNIRSRFSLKKSTLVDKEDLSDTKINVITDSCERKGTEIIIHSSDRIIEELLEDLKDDRMIEKLVATIQDESFEIKVDIENQKNKYSTGRLVWLCCINRLQHTKPLSPDEFMPYVPSPVFQAT
- a CDS encoding IS5 family transposase, giving the protein MNKPTSPKYKTTNWKSYNAALKARGALMIWLDRNMTWHGTPRGQRGRTQRFSEAAIQFCLTIKNLFGLALRQAVGMVQSLLRLAGLNWPAPDYSTVCRRQKSLQVVIPYRPSTSGLHLLIDSTGIKMLGEGEWKTKKHGADYRRQWRKVHIGIDAQTLEIRAIEVTDNTVGDAPMLPKLLSQIPAEEKIASVSGDGAYDTRDCHEAIAQREAEAVIPTRRNGRPWKESRAGAKARNAILRVTRYLGQGLWKRWSGYHRRSLVETKMRCFKRLGERIMAKDFDRQVAELQVRAAILNRFTSLGTPVTVRMA